A window of the Natronomonas salina genome harbors these coding sequences:
- a CDS encoding ATPase has translation MKLLVAGSSEVDAGKTTFTTGLIERTGVRGYKPRAGNGYWYDQDDYRRSVEQGRLYGKDSKLIAAASPGDVRPEAINPVHRLWLPTPGRGKGPLGRDGRRFICDRVTPPTVDGGDRYVANADVEVPPAARRAFSLDEAPVVETLAELNDVMADLHAPALAALDDELAARDAAIVESYSDIARPLTEFAPDAVAVVEPRRCRIYDGERYAKSCEVASGSAHEGRLEERVDNVLELLDPAAALTLPALSSDERDDVGAVADAYETAYDELLAAV, from the coding sequence ATGAAGCTGCTCGTCGCCGGGTCCAGCGAGGTCGACGCCGGCAAGACCACGTTCACCACCGGCCTGATCGAACGCACCGGCGTCCGCGGCTACAAGCCCCGCGCCGGCAACGGCTACTGGTACGACCAGGACGACTACCGCCGCTCGGTCGAGCAGGGTCGGCTCTACGGCAAGGACTCCAAGCTGATCGCCGCCGCCTCGCCCGGCGACGTCCGCCCGGAGGCCATCAACCCCGTCCACCGGCTGTGGCTGCCGACGCCCGGTCGCGGGAAGGGACCACTCGGCCGCGACGGCCGACGGTTCATCTGCGACAGGGTGACGCCACCCACGGTCGACGGGGGGGACCGCTACGTCGCCAACGCCGACGTCGAGGTGCCGCCGGCCGCCCGGCGAGCCTTCTCGCTGGACGAGGCGCCGGTCGTCGAGACGCTCGCGGAACTGAACGACGTCATGGCCGACCTCCACGCGCCGGCACTGGCCGCCCTCGACGACGAACTCGCCGCCCGAGACGCGGCGATCGTCGAGTCGTACTCCGACATCGCGCGGCCATTGACAGAGTTCGCCCCCGACGCCGTCGCGGTGGTCGAACCCCGGCGCTGCCGGATCTACGACGGCGAGCGGTACGCGAAGTCCTGCGAGGTCGCCAGCGGCAGCGCCCACGAGGGGCGCCTCGAGGAGCGCGTCGACAACGTGCTGGAGCTACTCGACCCCGCGGCCGCGCTGACCCTGCCGGCGCTGTCGAGCGACGAGCGCGACGACGTCGGCGCCGTCGCGGACGCCTACGAAACGGCGTACGACGAGTTGCTCGCGGCGGTCTGA
- a CDS encoding CPBP family intramembrane glutamic endopeptidase, translating into MSRQSSSGAGAITGRIPDPLLAVVVALSLAALGLGGGSLVGLAVSEALAALGVELSVIPATILSTLLLQGVAFGGLSLLYLSYRDVSPIEYLGVRVPDLEGWMYAAAGYILAFVTAFSLIFVVVFLLDLSPAQNRAAELGEQDPRVFLVLVVLAILVIGPGEELLFRGIVQGRLRETFSAPVAIVLATAIFAGIHWTSLAGPVSGRALTVTMLFVPGLVFGITYEVTDNLVVPSLIHGAYNATLFTLAYLSLAFG; encoded by the coding sequence ATGTCACGCCAGTCCTCCAGCGGGGCGGGAGCGATCACCGGCCGGATCCCCGATCCCCTCCTCGCGGTCGTCGTGGCGCTGTCGCTGGCCGCCCTGGGCCTCGGTGGCGGCAGCCTCGTCGGCCTCGCCGTCAGCGAGGCCCTCGCCGCCCTCGGCGTCGAACTGTCCGTCATCCCGGCGACGATCCTCTCGACGCTCCTGCTGCAGGGCGTCGCCTTCGGCGGCCTCTCGCTGCTGTACCTCTCCTACCGCGACGTCTCGCCGATCGAGTACCTCGGCGTCCGGGTGCCCGACCTCGAGGGGTGGATGTACGCCGCCGCGGGGTACATCCTCGCGTTCGTCACCGCGTTCTCGCTCATCTTCGTCGTCGTGTTCCTGCTGGACCTCTCGCCGGCCCAGAACCGCGCGGCCGAACTCGGCGAGCAGGACCCCCGCGTCTTCCTCGTGCTCGTCGTCCTCGCGATCCTCGTCATCGGCCCCGGGGAGGAACTGCTCTTCCGCGGCATCGTCCAGGGCCGCCTCCGCGAGACGTTCTCCGCGCCGGTCGCGATCGTCCTCGCGACCGCCATCTTCGCCGGCATCCACTGGACGTCGCTGGCCGGGCCGGTCTCGGGGCGCGCGCTGACGGTGACGATGCTGTTCGTCCCCGGCCTCGTCTTCGGCATCACCTACGAGGTGACCGACAACCTCGTCGTCCCATCGCTCATCCACGGCGCCTACAACGCCACGCTGTTCACGCTGGCGTATCTCTCGCTGGCCTTCGGCTGA
- a CDS encoding DUF5827 family protein, with product MPRPREDFEDLRAFEFRDPEEVLDREELYTVYEIARLLQGVEPGQELDPETENVLLDWAIPWMLDHSESFVFAEPEADDQPGYYGLK from the coding sequence ATGCCACGACCACGCGAGGACTTCGAGGACCTCCGGGCCTTCGAGTTCCGCGACCCCGAGGAGGTACTCGACCGCGAGGAACTGTACACCGTCTACGAGATCGCGCGGCTGCTCCAGGGCGTCGAACCCGGCCAGGAGCTCGACCCCGAGACCGAGAACGTCCTGCTCGACTGGGCCATCCCGTGGATGCTCGACCACAGCGAGTCGTTCGTCTTCGCCGAACCCGAGGCCGACGACCAGCCCGGCTACTACGGCCTGAAATGA
- a CDS encoding DUF7521 family protein — protein sequence MIAATISAETAPAVVALKAITLVLGGLITFFAARAYRRTGARPIGYLAGGFGFVTLGSLLAGAAHQAFGAPVDVVLLIESLLVAVGFAVITYSLYSE from the coding sequence ATGATCGCGGCGACCATCTCGGCGGAGACCGCACCCGCGGTCGTCGCGCTCAAGGCGATCACGCTCGTCCTGGGCGGGCTCATCACCTTCTTCGCGGCCCGGGCGTACCGTCGGACCGGCGCCCGGCCGATCGGCTACCTCGCCGGCGGCTTCGGCTTCGTCACGCTGGGGTCGCTACTCGCCGGCGCCGCCCACCAGGCGTTCGGCGCACCCGTCGACGTCGTGCTCCTTATCGAGAGCCTGCTCGTCGCCGTCGGGTTCGCCGTCATCACGTATTCGCTGTACAGCGAGTGA
- a CDS encoding DoxX family protein, with amino-acid sequence MSTEKLSAGTNVFESKIGGISVTGKAHSLSAWFVLALRLMIGYAFLYSGFTKLTAAEPFDAGGYLTHVAAANGNPLAGVFAWMGSSPWFVEFANVAVPWGEVLIGLGLIVGAMVRLAAFFGALMMLMFYFGNWDMAHGFINGDFAYMLVFLAVAAFGAGRILGLDALIEQYEIDGTPLVEKYPRLEYVLG; translated from the coding sequence ATGTCAACAGAGAAACTGTCGGCCGGGACGAACGTCTTCGAGAGCAAGATCGGTGGCATCAGCGTCACGGGGAAGGCCCACAGCCTGAGCGCGTGGTTCGTCCTCGCCTTACGGCTCATGATCGGGTACGCGTTCCTGTACTCGGGCTTCACGAAGCTCACCGCCGCGGAGCCGTTCGACGCCGGCGGCTACCTGACCCACGTCGCCGCAGCGAACGGCAACCCGCTAGCCGGCGTGTTCGCCTGGATGGGGTCGTCGCCGTGGTTCGTCGAGTTCGCGAACGTTGCCGTCCCGTGGGGCGAGGTCCTCATCGGCCTCGGGCTCATCGTCGGCGCCATGGTCCGCCTCGCGGCGTTCTTCGGCGCGCTCATGATGCTCATGTTCTACTTCGGGAACTGGGACATGGCCCACGGGTTCATCAACGGCGACTTCGCGTACATGCTCGTGTTCCTGGCGGTCGCGGCGTTCGGCGCCGGCCGCATCCTCGGGCTCGACGCGCTCATCGAACAGTACGAGATCGACGGCACGCCGCTCGTCGAGAAGTACCCCCGCCTCGAGTACGTCCTCGGCTGA
- a CDS encoding winged helix-turn-helix domain-containing protein: MVLDDGRSEPLTAPTVVGALDDEQCRDLLSELSEPTSVSDLAERADVPLSTTYRKVARLKRAELVDERTEIREGGHHRTRYVRDFERIVLEMDEADRLDVAINRPLAEPEQNLVDMWTEVRDAT; the protein is encoded by the coding sequence ATGGTGCTGGACGACGGGCGCTCGGAACCGCTGACCGCGCCGACCGTGGTCGGCGCGCTGGACGACGAGCAGTGCCGCGACCTCCTCTCGGAGCTGTCCGAGCCGACGAGCGTGAGCGACCTCGCCGAGCGGGCGGACGTCCCGCTGTCGACGACCTACCGGAAGGTCGCGCGGCTGAAGCGCGCCGAACTGGTCGACGAGCGCACCGAGATCCGCGAGGGCGGCCACCACCGGACGCGGTACGTCCGGGACTTCGAGCGGATCGTCCTGGAGATGGACGAGGCCGACCGGCTCGACGTCGCCATCAACCGGCCGCTCGCCGAACCGGAGCAGAACCTCGTCGACATGTGGACCGAGGTCCGGGACGCGACATGA
- the sod gene encoding superoxide dismutase: MPEQSNPELPPLPYDYDALEPSISEQVVTWHHDTHHQGYVNGLDSAEETLAENRESGEFGSSASAIRNVTHNGSGHYLHTLFWENMSPNGGGEPSGELADRIEEDFGSYEGWKGEFKAAAGAAGGWALLVYDPVADQLRNLVVDKHDQGALWGSHPILALDVWEHSYYYDYGPDRGEFVDNFFDVVDWDNVAEQYEKALNQ; this comes from the coding sequence ATGCCCGAACAATCCAACCCCGAGCTTCCGCCGCTCCCGTACGACTACGACGCCCTCGAACCGTCAATCTCCGAACAGGTCGTGACGTGGCATCACGACACCCACCACCAGGGGTACGTCAACGGCCTGGACAGCGCCGAGGAGACCCTCGCCGAGAACCGCGAGTCCGGCGAGTTCGGTAGCTCCGCGTCGGCCATCCGCAACGTGACCCACAACGGTAGCGGTCACTACCTGCACACGCTGTTCTGGGAGAACATGTCCCCGAACGGCGGCGGCGAGCCGTCCGGCGAACTCGCCGACCGCATCGAGGAGGACTTCGGCTCCTACGAGGGCTGGAAGGGCGAGTTCAAGGCCGCGGCCGGCGCGGCCGGCGGCTGGGCGCTGCTGGTCTACGACCCCGTCGCCGACCAGCTGCGCAACCTCGTCGTCGACAAGCACGACCAGGGCGCACTCTGGGGCAGCCACCCCATCCTCGCGCTGGACGTCTGGGAGCACTCCTACTACTACGACTACGGTCCCGACCGCGGCGAGTTCGTCGACAACTTCTTCGACGTCGTCGACTGGGACAACGTCGCCGAGCAGTACGAGAAGGCGCTGAACCAGTAA
- a CDS encoding MBL fold metallo-hydrolase has translation MSHVRNIAQGARGFTSNAFLVEGERTVLVDAGNDFDAVSRIESAVDDLDALVLTHTHPDHVGNVGPVVEAFDVDVWGFDPDQDLVDRAIADGDEVRIGDHEHVALHTPGHKDDHLCFYSEEAGTLYAGDLVFANGGFGRTDLPEGDRATLIESVEYLLETVDDSLSAMYVGHGPAVETDPIHHVELALQSARMSA, from the coding sequence ATGAGCCACGTCCGGAACATCGCGCAGGGTGCCCGCGGCTTCACGAGCAACGCCTTCCTCGTCGAGGGCGAGCGGACCGTCCTCGTCGACGCGGGCAACGACTTCGACGCCGTCTCGCGGATCGAGAGCGCCGTCGACGACCTCGACGCCCTCGTCCTCACCCACACCCATCCCGACCACGTCGGCAACGTCGGACCGGTCGTCGAGGCCTTCGACGTCGACGTCTGGGGATTCGACCCCGACCAGGACCTAGTGGACCGCGCCATCGCCGACGGCGACGAGGTACGGATCGGCGACCACGAGCACGTCGCGCTGCACACGCCCGGCCACAAGGACGACCACCTCTGCTTCTACTCGGAAGAGGCCGGCACCCTGTACGCGGGCGACCTCGTCTTCGCCAACGGCGGCTTCGGCCGGACCGACCTACCGGAGGGCGACCGGGCGACGCTGATCGAGAGCGTCGAGTACCTGCTGGAGACCGTCGACGACTCGCTGTCGGCGATGTACGTCGGCCACGGTCCCGCCGTCGAGACGGACCCGATCCACCACGTCGAACTCGCCCTCCAGTCGGCCCGGATGAGCGCCTGA